The genomic stretch AGGCGAGGCGGCATCGCAGGGCCCtccggaggaggaggaggtgcaggaagcggcggcggcaggcggggagggcgCGGATGGAGCCGACCCCAGCGACgggcagaagaggaggaagaagaaaaagcgGAAAGCGGCAGCGGCTGCTGTGGAGGAAGGTGGGTTAACGAATACAGCTTGCCCCCCAGGGCTGAGTTACTCTTGAAGACTCACAAAAGCGTTTGTTTTCGTTTTCCGCTCTGTGGGAGCGGATCAGTCGGCTGGGCAGTGAGAAGGGCCTTGCGGTGGTATGAGCTATGCTTTAAAGCCCTGGAGGTCTTCAGTATTGCCGGGTTTACTCCAGTTGTAATATTTGAACTCTAATACATACTAAACCGATAGCAAACAGTTGTTGCATAGGATTGTGCTTTGTAACATGAAGTATGgatgtttttcttgtttattaaGCAAATACGTATTTGCCGTCTTTCACAGTGAAGCTTTGAGATTTCGTGGTGCTTCTTGTGCTTGGATGTGCAGCCAGTGTGGCCTTTTAGCAACGCATCCAACCTTTGGTAACATCTGTGTATTATAAAACTAAAGCCTAATGGGCAACTAGCCCAACAAAATTGCATCCCATAAATGTTGCTGGATTTGTATATATCTTCATACAGGTGTATGTATagatacacatatacatatttgAAGTTTCTGTCCCTGATGTATTTGATCTTTGTGACACTCACTATGGTTATGAATAAGAAGAGGTGCTTTCATGCTCTGAGGATTCGTGTCCTTAGGACAGAGACATTACGTATCACATGTCCTGAGCACAAACTGAGTTGAAAACTTGATGTCTGCATTACAGATAGGAAAGGATTTTGTAACTGAAGTTTAAGAATAGTTTATCTTGTTTCCACAGAAAAATGTCACAGAATATACATTAAGCTTAATTGTTTTACTATGGGAAGTGGATTGTGGAAGgaatttaggattttttttgtgcTCTGCCTCAGAAGGTTCCCTAGAAACCTTGCCTCCCCTTCTGCCCTTTCCCACCCCATGAAAAAAGCAAGACATCTGTGCGTGGTTTACAGACTGTCTGGAACAACTTGTAATGATGAACAAGTTTTTCATATCTCTGACTTGCCTTCTGTAAAACAATGCTCTAGGTACAGAaactaaaaaagcaaaaactgaaGAAGATGAATCTGCCAAGgtagaagatgaagaaaagcaggattccgaagagaagaaagaggaggagggggaggaggacgAAGTGCCTAGTTTACCACTAGGTGTAACAGGTAtctggcttttgctttttcatgcTTGTGCAAAAATCTAAAGTCTGTCTCTTCCAGAGCAAGTTGCAGTTTTCAGGTTAGCTTTGTAAGTCAGGTGTTGGGAGTACAGGCGATGTGACACTGTTGACTGTACAGCTGTTCTTCAGTACCTCTCCTTTGAAATCTGCATTATATCCACACTCCTATTAATCTTGAAATTACTAGTTAATATCTGCTTTAAAACATAACACGTTTAATTGTAGAGCAAAAAGTTAATGAAGAACACAGTGTCTTCAGATTTTATGGTagaaaggaataagaaaaattcctttttttttttttttttttttaatcgaGGTCAGTTTTGACTGCATAATCTCAGAGGACAGATGGAATTGAAGAAATTAagtttgaatattttttatttctccactCACTTCAGGTGCTTTTGAAGACAATTCTTTTACTTCCCTGGCCGGTGTTGTCAGTGAAAATACATTGAAAGGCATAAATGACATGGGTTTTACACACATGACTGAAATTCAGCATAAAAGTATTAAGCCGCTTCTGGAAGGCAGGtaagaaatacagctttttaatCATGATACTGACCCGAAATGTTGTGTaaattttgctgtaaaactaaATATATTAAATGTAAGTTTTCTACAGCTAAactgttgtgggtttgttttttgttttgttttgggtttttctttttctccgtATGTTCTCATATAGACAGTAATAGAGATTAACAAATTTTGTAAGTGTTGTGTGTGAACAAATACGTAGGGTGAGCTCATGGGGAACTGTTTTGCATTTGTCTTTGAAAGCTGGGAAGTGTTTTCACTGGTCTTGTCAGTGTGTCTCAAAGACACTGTCACTAGTGACATAGTGACCAATTGCCGTCCAAGACCATCTGCCAACAAGCTCTTAGTACCAACTGTTCTGGTTTCCTTTAAGCCATGTTAGGTTTTTATATTGGCAACATATGATTGTTcaaaatgtgattattttttcctctgtacaCTCAGctaaatgcttctttttctaactttgCTGCATACAGGGATATTTTAGCAGCTGCAAAAACAGGAAGTGGCAAAACACTTGCATTTCTTATTCCTGCAGTAGAGCTCATCTATAAGCTGAAATTCATGCCTAGAAATGGTAAGACTGTATTTCACAGTTGAATTTTACTGTGGCACTGCCATTTAGGGACACAGCTAGGAGGGGAATTGGATGAGTTATAACTTGTCTGTTGTATTTTTTAGGAACGGGTGTTATTATTCTCTCTCCTACTCGAGAGCTTGCTATGCAAACCTACGGAGTTCTTAAAGAACTGATGAATCATCATGTTCACACATATGGTTTGATAATGGGGGGCAGTAACAGAtcagcagaagcacagaaacTTGGAAATGGAATCAACATCATTGTAGCAACACCAGGAAGACTGCTGGATCATATGCAGGTAGATAAAATATTCATGTCTGatctattaaaatataataaagctCCTGTACTTGTCTGACTCATTTGTTCATCTTCTAGAACACTCCAGGTTTCATGTATAAGAACTTGCAGTGTCTGGTAATTGATGAGGCGGATCGTATCTTGGAAGTTGGATTcgaagaagaaatgaaacagatCATAAAACTTCTACcaagtaagggaaaaaaaaagtatttcctggAAATCATTTGACTAACATTATGTCTCCTTTATGGCTCAATTATTGTAAGGAAAGTCATTAATTTTTATAGTTCTGTAAATGCACTTCAGAGTCATTGTCTTACTCTGTCATTTTTTCTGATAGCTAATATATGTTACTTTATTTAACAACATTTATCTGAAGGACAGAGTTTTCATGTGCACTTCAGGGATATAATTCTGTTTGTGTAAGATCTTTTAGTTTAACATTTACATACTCTCATTCATCTTCCTCTGCCCGTTTATTTTCTACAATTCATTACTTCCTAATGTTTCTATATGAGGAAAAAGGTCTTCTGAATTGCAGTTGAAATTTTCTTCATACTTCCAAGAACAGTATCTTAAggaagttttaaatatttaccttaaagattttctttccccgatttttcatttatttattccaGGTTGTTTGGCAAGAACGGTTCCCACTGTTCCTGCAGTCGTAAAATGGAACAGGCTTGGTCTGCATTATCCATGTACTCATGTAACAAGGAAAAGATAGAGGATAAGGATACATATTTGAGCTCAGTGATGACAGGCAGGCAGGGGGGTGTCCTGCACCTGCTGTAAGAGCACTGAAGTCACTGAGGTTCTGTACAGACATACTGCCATGTGACTAAACAGCATATGCACAAAGGGGTATGATCTAGACTGATTTTGCAAGACAAACAGTAACAATGCACCCTTGGTAAGGCTTTTTCTTGCACAATGTCTAgcatgatttttaaagaaaatattaatattcatGGGAATTAAATCACTGTAGTTAGAATTAGGTCAGTCTCTATTTAAATCATTGTTTTGTGTCTAAATTGGAGTGCAAGTGATTATTAACGTCTTCCCAGGGAGAAAGAATGTTGTGTTTTGATAGCTAAATAAACATCCTGTACAATCCATAACACAACTACACCTGTCTTTGTCAGTGTAAGTATGTTTTAATTAGaatttaattggaaaaaaaagcagacaactTGCTCAGGGAAGTTTGCAGCTGGAGATTTTatggttttgctgtttgaattctcctttaaaaaatgagtctgtctttcaaaataaatattttttcagagcGCAGACAGACGATGCTTTTTTCTGCTACACAAACCAGAAAGGTTGAAGACCTGGCTAAGATCTCTCTGAAGAAAGAGCCACTCTATGTTGGGGTTGATGATAATAAGGAGACAGCAACAGTAGATGGTCTTGAACAGGTAAAACGCAAGTGTTAACAGGCGTACGATCTGCAAACATACCAAGTCCTTTGTGGTTTTAACTGGGCTGTACAAACACTGTCTTCAAGGGTATTTACCATCCTAGTGGACAAAAGCTATTGTTTGCCGAAAGGGCTGTATTCAGTCTGCTAACTAGAGTAAGTTACATGCATCTAGTCAATGTCTGAAGGACAGAACTCATGAAATACTAATATAGTTTTTAGATTTGTTTGTTCCTGTCTGTATTACATACATAGATCCTGTTGTCTTTCTAACTGTATTTTCCATGTTACTGACTACATGTATATGCACACTTCAGATCTGTTTCATTGTTGTTTCAAGATAATTTCTCTGTTTGTGCAGTTGACATGATGTTGTTAATAAAATTCCCGGTAGCTGTGTATTACCTTAAAAAAGGGTAAGCCAGTagcaaaaatgcagtaaaatgaaAGTCTTGAAATCATATAAAAATACCAAGAACCCTATGCAGTTTTTTTCATGCCTAGTGTCAGTAATTCAGAGttcttgaaatgcatttttattgtataaactaattatttttcactgaacTTACATTAGTTTGGAGAATTATATATTCCTTCTCCATATTTCAAGTTGGTACAGTAAGCTTCTTACCAAGTTCATCATCTTTAGGAGTTTCATATACCAAGATAAGGAACAGACAACAGATCAAATGGTTTGGCCTATTGCAgctggaaaaattaatttggcaTGTTTGTTTGACTACATAACACTTCCTTAATGTAATTGTATTGCAAAGCAAGTTACATTGAAGCGAAAGTTTGTTCCGTACCATTTTATTTAACaatatttaaaacttttccAGGGATATGTAGTGTGTCCATCTGAGAAAAGATTCCTTCTGCTCTTCACATTCCTTAAGAAGAACCGGAAGAAGAAActaatggtatttttttcatcatgTATGTCAGTAAAGTACCACTATGAATTACTCAACTATATTGATTTGCCTGTTTTGGCCATTCATGTAAGTATTTTATTAATTGATTAATTTATCTGATAGTACCTGTAAGCTGTTACTGACCttacatttgccttttttatttcagtccaGTTTCTAACAAGCAGATACCCTGCTCAGAAAACTGATAGTCTTGATTAGTCTgtagagaaaggaaataaagcaaagacTATGTAATAACACCAGTTCAATATTGTTAATCCTGCTGTTTTCCAAGCCAGGGCTGAACACTGATGTTAATTTATGCTCTGTGTGTAGaaggctttctcttttcttccaagaGGTTGCCTTTCAAGCACTAAAGCTCAATTTGTGGAGCAAAGCTGTTGTCAGAGGAATCCAAACACTCTAATCCCTGAAGTGTTGGGTGTTTCTTCTAAGGCCAGGGTGATGTTTGGTTTTACTATTCCAATTCTTGCCATTTGGATGAGTATTTTAAattgtggttggttttgttcttttttgttttgttttgttttgttttgtttgtttctttgtcaaAACCACAAAACGCATAGTTTAGAAGAAAGAATTAACTGAAACTTTAGGTAACAGTTACAGCTGACCACAAatgtcctttttttaattttgttcttttggaATTTTTTTAGCTATACTTTGATAGAACTGTTCTAAAtatgtttggttggttgggtttttttaacttgtaaCGTATGTAACATATTGTTAGACTTGCAAATGCCTTCTTTTGAACTTCAGGCATTTAGCAGCTCTCTTGAAAAGAATATTTATGCAACCAAATTGTTAATGCTTTGGAAGATAGACTGTAATCTCTCAGAGATACCACTACATATAGCTCTGTGCTGTTGACTGGTAGCATTGTTTCTTCACTGCAGAATAGTCCTGCTTGGTCTGTACAAGTCCATGATATGCAGAGCTACCctaaattattttctggttttggcagTGGTACCCTATGTGAAATGAGAAAGTAGATTTAAGCTTACAAGTgggcagattattttttttatttgttgataTACTTTTTTTAGTTAATATTTCATccttaatgtgttttttttctcttagggcaagcagaaacaaaccaaacGTACTACAacatttttccagttctgtaatgcagaatcTGGAATACTGTTGTGCACTGATGTAGCTGCCAGAGGACTAGATATTCCTGAAGTTGACTGGATTGTCCAGTATGACCCTCCAGATGATCCAAAAGTAAGTTAAGGAAACGGAGAAACTTGAAAGCAACAGATTCAATCCTAGCTACAAACATTGttgcagagaaaagctgaaACTGCTGATGAAACTGCTGCAGGATTCAGCCATGTTCAGATCTAGCTGCTGATTTCTTCCACTTCATCAGCTCCTGGGAAATGCTGCACCTAGATGAGACCTTCATTACCATTTTAAGagttgcatttaaaaatcttATTCTTTGTGCTGttaaattaatgtaaaatcTAATTGGCTAAACACCAAAACAGTTCTCGGGCGGAGTATGAGTTTATATATGCATCCCTGAGTCTCCTTACAGCTTTTCCAGTGGAAATTGgatttgtatttaaaagtaTTCTTACTTGAATAAATGTCCAGTGTAAATAAGCAAAACTCAAAAAGCTCAGAAGTTTTGACAAATAAACACAGCAAATATACCAAAAGcaaagttttaattttcagttacaGGAGACttaagatttttattctttaataaaaggtaaaatactTCTAGTCAGGGATTCTGTTAAATTAATCAGGTCTTAGCCTAATTAATGCATTGCATCTCCAGCATTTGCTTTCCCTCATCCATGTGTCATTTAAAGTggtctttaaaaataatggatGATGCACTACACTATATTAATGTGAAATTGGGAGGGGGAGAGTTACTTGTTTCTTATGTGTTTGAAATACTGATTGGACTTGCTCTTTCTTAGGAATATATTCATCGTGTTGGTAGAACTGCCAGAGGTATAAATGGTAGAGGGCATGCTCTGCTCATTTTACGACCAGAAGAACTGGGCTTTCTTCGTTACTTAAAACAAGCAAGGGTAAACCTTATGTCtagaatttttaatttatttttttttcttactgtgcaacaggtttttaaaagcaaaaaatataatgtttaattaacattaatttttttaagcaaaaattcTGTTGCTTAGAAAATGTTTAACTGAACAACTATCTTGATGTCTAA from Lathamus discolor isolate bLatDis1 chromosome 3, bLatDis1.hap1, whole genome shotgun sequence encodes the following:
- the DDX18 gene encoding ATP-dependent RNA helicase DDX18 isoform X1 yields the protein MSTPVVASSLPMRLLRRKIHKRNLKLRQRNLKLRAAEEAGEAASQGPPEEEEVQEAAAAGGEGADGADPSDGQKRRKKKKRKAAAAAVEEGTETKKAKTEEDESAKVEDEEKQDSEEKKEEEGEEDEVPSLPLGVTGAFEDNSFTSLAGVVSENTLKGINDMGFTHMTEIQHKSIKPLLEGRDILAAAKTGSGKTLAFLIPAVELIYKLKFMPRNGTGVIILSPTRELAMQTYGVLKELMNHHVHTYGLIMGGSNRSAEAQKLGNGINIIVATPGRLLDHMQNTPGFMYKNLQCLVIDEADRILEVGFEEEMKQIIKLLPKRRQTMLFSATQTRKVEDLAKISLKKEPLYVGVDDNKETATVDGLEQGYVVCPSEKRFLLLFTFLKKNRKKKLMVFFSSCMSVKYHYELLNYIDLPVLAIHGKQKQTKRTTTFFQFCNAESGILLCTDVAARGLDIPEVDWIVQYDPPDDPKEYIHRVGRTARGINGRGHALLILRPEELGFLRYLKQARVPLSEFEFSWSKISDIQSQLEKLIEKNYFLHKSAQEAYKAYIRAYDSHSLKQIYNVNNLDLPKVSLSFGFKVPPFVDLNVNSNHGRRLQKRGGGGGFGYQKAKSVHKAKIFKHINKKSDHRQFSR
- the DDX18 gene encoding ATP-dependent RNA helicase DDX18 isoform X2, which encodes MSTPVVASSLPMRLLRRKIHKRNLKLRQRNLKLRAAEEAGEAASQGPPEEEEVQEAAAAGGEGADGADPSDGQKRRKKKKRKAAAAAVEEGTETKKAKTEEDESAKVEDEEKQDSEEKKEEEGEEDEVPSLPLGVTGAFEDNSFTSLAGVVSENTLKGINDMGFTHMTEIQHKSIKPLLEGRDILAAAKTGSGKTLAFLIPAVELIYKLKFMPRNGTGVIILSPTRELAMQTYGVLKELMNHHVHTYGLIMGGSNRSAEAQKLGNGINIIVATPGRLLDHMQNTPGFMYKNLQCLVIDEADRILEVGFEEEMKQIIKLLPKRRQTMLFSATQTRKVEDLAKISLKKEPLYVGVDDNKETATVDGLEQGYVVCPSEKRFLLLFTFLKKNRKKKLMGKQKQTKRTTTFFQFCNAESGILLCTDVAARGLDIPEVDWIVQYDPPDDPKEYIHRVGRTARGINGRGHALLILRPEELGFLRYLKQARVPLSEFEFSWSKISDIQSQLEKLIEKNYFLHKSAQEAYKAYIRAYDSHSLKQIYNVNNLDLPKVSLSFGFKVPPFVDLNVNSNHGRRLQKRGGGGGFGYQKAKSVHKAKIFKHINKKSDHRQFSR